Proteins encoded by one window of Clostridia bacterium:
- the argF gene encoding ornithine carbamoyltransferase has product MNHLVTLKDITTDDFNNILKLAIKLKDENKKGIPHHLLKGKTLGMIFTKSSTRTRVSFEVGMYQLGGQALFLSSNDIQLGRGETIYDTANVLSRFLDGIMIRTFKQSDVLDLAKYGSIPVINGLTDLTHPCQALADFLTIYEEKKKLEGLKIAYVGDGNNVTHSLLYASALSGMNMSVATPKGFECDKEVVEQALSMAKKTGAVLEFTNDPEKAVSDADSVYTDTWVSMGQESEKAEKVKKFEGFQVNEKLMSFAKDDAIFLHCLPAYRGYEVSEGVIDGRWSRVFDEAENRLHVQKAVMAMLMK; this is encoded by the coding sequence ATGAACCATTTAGTAACTTTAAAAGACATAACAACTGATGATTTTAATAATATTTTAAAACTGGCAATAAAATTAAAAGATGAAAATAAAAAGGGGATACCTCATCATCTTTTAAAAGGCAAAACATTAGGTATGATTTTTACCAAATCTTCTACAAGAACAAGAGTTTCTTTTGAGGTTGGTATGTATCAGCTTGGAGGTCAGGCATTATTTTTAAGTTCAAATGATATTCAGCTTGGAAGAGGAGAAACAATATATGACACAGCGAATGTTCTCTCCAGATTTTTAGACGGTATAATGATAAGAACTTTTAAACAGTCAGATGTTTTAGACCTTGCAAAATACGGGTCTATTCCTGTTATAAACGGGCTTACCGATTTAACTCATCCTTGTCAGGCACTTGCCGATTTTCTTACAATCTATGAAGAAAAGAAAAAATTAGAGGGATTAAAAATTGCATATGTAGGGGACGGAAATAATGTTACACACTCTCTTTTATATGCATCAGCACTTTCCGGAATGAATATGAGCGTTGCTACACCGAAAGGTTTTGAGTGCGATAAAGAAGTAGTTGAACAAGCGCTTAGTATGGCTAAAAAAACTGGCGCAGTTTTAGAATTTACAAACGACCCTGAGAAAGCAGTCTCTGACGCTGATTCAGTTTATACTGATACATGGGTTAGTATGGGTCAGGAAAGCGAAAAGGCAGAAAAAGTTAAAAAATTTGAGGGATTCCAAGTTAATGAAAAACTTATGTCTTTTGCTAAAGATGATGCAATATTTTTACATTGTCTTCCTGCATACAGAGGCTATGAAGTATCAGAAGGGGTTATTGACGGAAGATGGTCAAGAGTGTTTGACGAAGCAGAAAACAGGCTTCATGTACAAAAGGCTGTTATGGCAATGCTGATGAAATAG